In the genome of Afipia felis ATCC 53690, the window CCAGCGGCGGCACGATCAGCACGACCGGTACGGTTCAGAACGTCCTCGACGCGATCAACTCGATCGCTGGCGCGGGCACGGCGTCGATCACCGGCGGTCAGATCTCCATCAGCTCCGGTACGACTGCTCAGGGCGTCACACTCGGTGGCTCGGCTCTGTCGGCCTTCGGCCTTAACAGCGGTACGGCTGCCGGTCTTGGTAGCGCTGCGGACGGTGCGACGACCATCAACTCTGCTGGTACCGCGATCGTCGGCGTCGGCACCACCACGGGCGGTCTGTCGGGTCTCGAACTGGACATCGCTGCGACCGATGGCGGCCAGGCCCTCAAGATCACCTTCGGCAGCGGCACGAACTCTTTCAACGCCAGCACCGGCGTTGCGACCAACGTGTCTACGCTCGACCAGCTCAACACCGCGCTGGCCGCCAACAACCTGCAGGCGTCGATCGACTCGAGCGGCAAGCTCTCCATCACGACCACCAATGACCATGCATCGGCGACCATCGCTGCACTCAGCGGTACGGCCACTGGTGCGGGGTTGTTCACCGCAGGCGTCGGTTCTGCCCCGGTGAAGGATGCCAACTCGCAGAACACCCGCGCGAGCTTGATCGCCCAGTACAACACCGTGATCGACCAGATTCGCACCACCGCGCAGGATGCGTCCTTCAACGGCATCAACCTGCTGAACGGCGATCAGCTCAAGATGGTGTTCAACGAAACCGGCAAGTCGACGATCAACATCACCGGCGTCACCTTCGACCCGGCTGGTCTCGGTCTCGGCACGCTGGCCGCCGGCACGGACTTCGTCGACAACTCCTCGACCAACAGCGTGCTGACGGCGCTCAACAACGCCAGCACCACGCTGCGTTCGCAGGCGTCGGCCTTCGGTTCGAACCTCTCGGTCGTGCAGATCCGTCAGGACTTCAACAAGAACCTGATCAACGTGCTGCAGACCGGCTCGGCTAACCTGACTCTCGCCGACACCAACGAGGAAGCGGCGAACAGCCAGGCGCTGTCGACCCGCCAGTCGATCGCGGTGTCCGCGCTGGCGCTGGCCAACCAGTCGCAGCAGAGCGTTCTTCAGCTCCTGCGCTGATACCAGCGACCTTTCACGAGACGAAACGGCGGGGGAAACCCCGCCGTTTTTTTGTTGTTTTGCAGAATCTCGCCGGGCAGGCGGCGGGTATGCCTTTCTCCCGGCCGCAGCCGTCGATGGTCATACTTTATAAAGCAAAC includes:
- a CDS encoding flagellin, whose amino-acid sequence is MSDIVLSASVRQNLLSLQSTADLLSTTQTRLATGKKVNSALDNPTNFFTAAGLDSRASDINNLLDSIGNGVQVLQAANTGITSLQKLVDSAKSIANQALQVPTGYSTKSEASATITGATAANLLGTTTTTYAAGSYTGSVVKNDNTGTAANITGSTILGGTAGAGSDNLGSAAALDGKTLTINGKTLTFSSSASTDADLSSGGTISTTGTVQNVLDAINSIAGAGTASITGGQISISSGTTAQGVTLGGSALSAFGLNSGTAAGLGSAADGATTINSAGTAIVGVGTTTGGLSGLELDIAATDGGQALKITFGSGTNSFNASTGVATNVSTLDQLNTALAANNLQASIDSSGKLSITTTNDHASATIAALSGTATGAGLFTAGVGSAPVKDANSQNTRASLIAQYNTVIDQIRTTAQDASFNGINLLNGDQLKMVFNETGKSTINITGVTFDPAGLGLGTLAAGTDFVDNSSTNSVLTALNNASTTLRSQASAFGSNLSVVQIRQDFNKNLINVLQTGSANLTLADTNEEAANSQALSTRQSIAVSALALANQSQQSVLQLLR